The genomic region ctctctatagtgtccacatccttcctgtaatgtgaccagaactgaacacaaggctctaagtgtggtctcaccagagatttgtagagttgcaacatgacctcttcattcttgaactcaatcccctattaatgctttaattatcctatcaatctgcatggcaactatgagggatgtatggatttggaccccaaggtccctctgttcatcctctGTGAAGCTCTATGTCTGATTGAAAAGGCAACTGAGTACCATTGGCAACAGAGTTTTCCATTTGCTCACATTTAATATTCTTAGAAACTGAACCTAATGTCTACATCTTTCAAGCCAAATTTGGTTGAAGGATGGTTCTGCAAAGTTCAGAGCCAGCAGTTAAAGATGCTCCTTAATACAACTTACATTCCTTATTTGTGGGTTTTGTGAATTCAATCTGCATCAATTAGCTAAACTGCTACTCTCTGGGTGTTGTGAAACACGAGTGTTTTCAGGccttgtgattgtagtaaaagcaaaaaaaaaaaaaatgctggaggaaatcagaaggtctcgcagcatctattggagggaaagatatataaccaatgtttcaggaatGAGCCCTTTGCTAATTATGAGCAAATAGCAAGGAGGTGCCTGGCAGAGGAAAAGCACAGTCAATTATTGGACATGGATAGAAGAACAGgaaaggaggtgagaattgatcagggagggAGGTGGTTCTGTGATTGCAGGGACAGAGGATTGGGAAACAGAGAGTGACAAAGGGTGGGGAGCAGGGGGCATAGGtatagagaaagaaagagatggggcaaatgaaaactggagaagttgatgttaatgccatttgattggagggtgcctagatggaatatgaggtattCTTCCTCCAATACGCATGCGGTCTCAATCTGGCATGCATGACACCACAGACAGAGAtgccagcatgggaatggggcaggaatGGATGTAGGTTATCACTGGGACATCCACGCTACAGTGGCGACAatcaaaggtgctcaatgaaacgatTTCCCATTCTGTATTCCGTCCCTCTGATGCAGAAGAGACTAGAAGGAGAGCATCAGATGTCCCCTGCAAATCCCTATGAGATCCCTTCTAATTCTCTGATACTCCATCGTGTACAATCctagagctgccaaatgctccccatacgccagcccctgcattccgggaatcatcctggtagacgttctctgcaccctctccaacaacatcacatcctttctaaaataGTGGCCCCAAAactgtcagggtggaagttggcagaaaagtggataaagtcaatgaCCTTATCAtggatgcatgaggcagcaccaatgtagtcatcaatgaagcagaggaagggttgaggagccttgcctatatcatcttgtagcatggattgctccacatagtcaTCAAAAGGCAGAcctagctgggacccatgctgcacatggctacccctttgacatgGAGTCAAAGCAGGTTATTGAAGGTGAAAGCAAGTTCTGCAAGCTGGAGGTTGGTGCTGGTGGAGGGAgtactggttgggtctgttgtcgAAAAAAATGGCTTTGAGGCCTTTGGCTGTGGGAATGGATGTGTATAgtgaatggatccccagggtgaAAATGAGGTtgtcaagttcagggaactggaagttgctgAAGTGATGAAGGGTGtgtaaaatactgcagatgtAGGTGGTGAGACTGGACCAGGAAGGACAAAACTGAGTTGAGGTTAAACGTTATGGGTTCGATGGGGCAGGTGCGTGTGGAAAAAATGGGTCTAACAGGTCAACTGTGTTTGTAGATCTTGGGTAGGATGTAGAACCAGGCAATGTGGGGTTatgaaacaataaggttggaggccgACAGACATTATCTACAAGCCCACCAATTCTCGCAGctccctcgactacacctcttcatacTCTGTCCCCTGTAgggattccattcttttcttgCTGTTTCTCCTTCTCCGTCCTTATCTGAGGTGCCCCTTCCTCAAAaagtgtggcttcccctctactaccatcaacttagCCCTCTCTCGGTTATCACTCTCCATGAATCTCCCTTCCCACCAGTTGCTCCCTTGGCATCTAcagctgtgactgcaggagatgctacattcgcgcccacacctcctccttcatcacCATTCGGACcctcaaactgtccttccaagtaaCTCAATACTTCACTTTGAATCTGCAaggtcatctattgcatctggtgcttccCTTGTGATCACCTTCACATCGGAGATACTGGACACAAAATGGGTATTTGCTTCGTTGAGCACTTTCATTTGTCCACTGCAACAGTAGAAATCTGTCAATGGCAATGCATTTcaattcccctctcctttcccatgCCGAcattgtctcatgcactgctagatgGAGaccacagtaaaaacacaaaacgctggcgacgctcagtaggtcaaacagtgtagcaaaggcaaagatacataaccgacatttcgatcttaagcccttcttcaaagcatgagaaaatgctggcaagcatGTGAGCAAAAGGGGGGGGTGGCAAAGGaaggagatgatgggtggaggCGATggtagggaggggacagcagcaatgagggggaggcaatggtagggctgtgtgggtggaagaactggaaggacaggaaaagggaggagggggataaAAGGACAAGCAGGTTTAAAggaagcagtaaagtcaatgttattgtcatctggctggagggagcccagacggaaaataaagtgttgttcctccaatctgcaggtggtcagcgtgggacagtacataaggccatggacagacatgtgagggcAGGAGTGTGACCCGGAATTGAAGTGGTCACTGTGGTTGTGGACAGAGTGAGGTtctgagcgaagcgatctcccagtttgcaaccagtctctccgatgtagaaaatGCCACAAAGGAGcaacagatgcagtaaataaggcctctggatgtacaagtgtggGTTCACATGAAAGCCCTGTTTGGGGcgccagactgtggtgagggagggggtgtgggtgaaagtgttgcacctcctgtgggcacaggggaaaGTGCCGGGgttgcgatgggtggggagggatgagtgtgtgagagaattgAGGAGGGAGTGGTCCTTGAGGAAAGGTGAAatgggaggagaaggaaagatgtgtctagtggCGGGATCCGGTGGATGATTccgttggatgcagaggttggtggggtggtaggtgaggataagggggattctatgttggttgcgtctggggaagagggggccagggcagatgggcgggaaatggaggatatgcgggtgagggttgagtcgatagtggtggaggggaagccacatttgtggaagaaggcagacatttcagaagctctggaatagaaaacctcatcttgggaaccgatgcagcagagatggagaaattgagagaaggggaaggaTTCCTTGCAGGGGGCAGAGTGTGAGGAAGTGTactccaggtagttgtgggagatggaggttttatatgtcagtggaaagctggactcccaagatggagacagagagatccaggaaggggagaatgtTATCGGAGATGGATCAGGTGAGGTTGGGATGGAAGTTGGATGAGAAGTGGATgaaattgacaagctcatcgctAGTGCAGGAGGCAGCCCCGATATCATTGTCTATATATTGGAGGAAAAGTTAGAGGGGGCAGGGGTGTTGCCTGTGTAGgcatgtagcatggattgctccacaaagcctacaaacaggcaggcatagctgggacccatgatttggaggaagtcggatgagttaaaggaagaattgttgagggtgaggacaagttctgccaggcagaggagggtggtgctaGCGGGTGACTGGTCCAGCTGAGACCACACGTAAGTTGGAGGAAGActtcatattccacctgggcaccctcaaaccagatggcattaacgtcgacatCTCGGGTTAgctcctccctcttctctctctttccttatccctcttTCTCCTGTCCTCCAGCTCTGCAATCCCAGAGTCAAACCccttcccctgatcaattctcatctttcctaacctgtcctcctatccatgtacaatTATCACTATTGGCCTGTACTCCTCTGCCCCAAGCCTTtgtattcaggcacctacctgctttttgctttttctttacctcctgcgagacctgctgagttcctccagcatttttatttttctcagGTTTCCTGTCCATCAATGGTCTGCAGGCCATAGTAAGGGGACAATGGCATCAATTGCTTCATCACTACTTACCCACAACCAGTTCGCGCACTTCCTTCCAATGCATGTCGGTTCCAGTCTCATGCACGATAGTAACCGTTATCCTCCTCTGAATTCCCTATCAAAAGAGAAAGTAAGCACCATGTTATGTGCTTGAGCAACTTTATTCCAATGATATGTTGACATGGTTTGAGACAGTCCTGGAAGGGTTTAGCAGAAGGCAAGAAGGATACATGAACCTTGAAGATGTTGTGACCATGATAGAAAAGCCCTCGCTCTCAAACTGTAACAAtcacaagaccacaagacaaaggaacagaaggaggccactaggcccatcgagtctgttccgtaaatctacattTAGCTACTTAGTTCcagtttctggccttttccccatatcccttgatgccctcactaatgagatacttgtctatttcttgtttaaatactcccagagatctggcttccactgctgtatgtgacagTGAGTTTCACAGATCCACTTAGTCAGAAAATTGAAAACATAATGATTATTTTCAAATCTTTATTCTAGTGATTTTGCAAACTCACCATAATCAATGGACCCATCATTATTTTTGTCATCCTCTTTTAAAACATCATCAATTAAACTCACAATTTCCTCTTCACCCATGGGCTGTCTTCGGCCATCACTTTCCTCTTTGTGCATCAAGTAAGTTATTCCCATCATATTGATGCATTTTAAATGAATTAACTTGAAGTTCTTGTGGTGTCATCTCAGATTCTGGTTTGTCTATCACACCATGTAAATGGTC from Narcine bancroftii isolate sNarBan1 chromosome 9, sNarBan1.hap1, whole genome shotgun sequence harbors:
- the LOC138742963 gene encoding LOW QUALITY PROTEIN: multiple coagulation factor deficiency protein 2 homolog (The sequence of the model RefSeq protein was modified relative to this genomic sequence to represent the inferred CDS: inserted 2 bases in 1 codon), coding for MDHLHGVIDKPESEMTPQELQVNSFKMHQYDGNNLLDXHKEESDGRRQPMGEEEIVSLIDDVLKEDDKNNDGSIDYGEFAKSLE